From one Flavobacteriales bacterium genomic stretch:
- a CDS encoding GHKL domain-containing protein, with the protein MSRPLLLLLLGALIATLAALVDEPDPEARLSAATTRLEHRIEAAQKELNALVEEQARLVSSLGPRAWMDRQAELLEQERERTGTLTHVEVDDSLMAWSGDLNGYGEPGQGVSLLSSVRIGSMMVKARRPVWSAPRVQNRYLREGFHPSLSAAEGLMAVPLARPGLDIGAGATTAPLRVAWRDGAMELGAWLWWRAALIACASMLLIAALWKACELRLNRPRLLAVAVFIAGLVLLRWLSLAFGHSAPFDRWPLFDPAVYATGWWFPSLGDLVINSALLGLGSLFALHTARPMGSSPDRMTAFIVLSIPLVHAAAVTWLTIGLVGSSTIDLDLYHIQGLGGFGAVALMVVALLMTGWCLTALAAMKLLAPDAVRRLLGPALLAAGASIVVHHLMGVRDTVLFLWPLAGMAILLAGRARAFGFLHGVLLLAVLAGTSTHIIAKHMSERERNERSVLAERLAMREDPVLEQLFRDSAPAIRRDMDLYRLFASGEYCDPNDLQKLVKQPHFSGYWERYDLRLFGYDPQGELRCATDLDAPLGFTVDSAAFPAGVSDMPDLFVDERIGGELYYHARIAIMPHDSAPPAQLVVELKPRSLSQGAGFPDLLLAGTDELKRRTERYSQARYVNGLLMDRLGPGSHPQRWSRAFDDELWYVEGGQDFLAKAVGGNVVMVLGLPLRTFLDRITTFSYLFTLFGLLMLIALGAHAALTGTLPDLGIGTKVRAALVLFAITGLVFFGIGSQRLLTRQFEEREANASLDKARAVSEELRRRIGDERIDSDAYAGYLNHLLSQLGNAYFTDLTLYAPDGRWLASTRPQMLSQGLLGPRMDHSAYTRLAIRQQSAFVHQERVGKAGFRTAYLPVLDSKGKGQAFLALPSFADQAQQAEERAQLLVAVVNLFVLLFALSVLLAVFISNWTTRPLDVLKRALARVALRGSNQPIHYRGNDEVGELVAVYNQKVEELRDSAERLARSERESAWREMARQVAHEVKNPLTPMKLGIQHFQYTFDPKAPDAKERLDRFAKSMVEQIDTLNGVASAFSQFAQMPAASPTELDLCEVVRAAVDVFHASPGITITHQEEGPLPVLADREHMLRVLNNLIKNAVQAMPEDHDGRIDVIARREGARARIEVRDNGAGIPAEARDRIFTPSFTTKSSGMGLGLAMVKRMVEQAGGRVWFESEEGKGTRFFVELPLRR; encoded by the coding sequence ATGTCCCGTCCACTGCTCCTATTGCTGCTGGGCGCACTTATCGCCACCCTCGCGGCGCTGGTCGATGAGCCCGACCCCGAAGCGCGATTGAGCGCGGCAACTACCCGATTGGAACATCGCATCGAGGCAGCCCAGAAGGAGTTGAATGCGCTGGTGGAGGAGCAAGCCCGCCTGGTGTCATCCTTGGGCCCCCGGGCTTGGATGGATCGGCAGGCAGAGCTGCTCGAACAGGAACGGGAGCGGACAGGCACCCTGACCCATGTAGAGGTGGACGACAGCCTGATGGCTTGGTCAGGCGACCTGAATGGCTACGGGGAGCCGGGTCAAGGGGTGAGCCTGCTTTCGTCCGTGCGCATCGGCAGCATGATGGTCAAGGCCAGGCGGCCGGTTTGGAGTGCGCCGCGTGTCCAGAACCGATACCTCCGTGAGGGCTTCCATCCATCCTTGAGCGCAGCTGAGGGCCTGATGGCCGTGCCCCTTGCCAGGCCAGGGCTTGACATCGGGGCCGGCGCCACCACAGCACCGCTCCGCGTGGCCTGGCGCGATGGCGCCATGGAACTCGGGGCCTGGTTATGGTGGCGCGCCGCGCTCATCGCGTGCGCTTCCATGTTATTGATCGCTGCCTTGTGGAAGGCCTGCGAGCTGCGGCTGAACCGTCCCCGCTTGCTGGCGGTCGCAGTGTTCATCGCCGGCCTGGTCCTACTGCGCTGGCTCTCGCTCGCTTTCGGCCATTCCGCACCCTTCGATCGCTGGCCGCTCTTCGACCCAGCCGTGTACGCCACAGGTTGGTGGTTCCCGTCCCTCGGGGACCTGGTCATCAATTCAGCCCTATTGGGCCTCGGTTCCCTATTCGCCCTGCACACCGCGCGTCCGATGGGGTCCAGCCCGGATCGGATGACCGCGTTCATTGTTCTGAGCATCCCGCTCGTTCATGCGGCTGCCGTCACTTGGCTCACCATCGGCTTGGTAGGCAGCAGCACCATCGACTTGGACCTCTATCACATCCAGGGCCTTGGGGGCTTCGGTGCTGTGGCACTGATGGTCGTGGCCCTGTTAATGACCGGCTGGTGCCTGACCGCTTTGGCCGCCATGAAACTCCTTGCTCCCGACGCTGTTCGCAGGCTCTTGGGTCCGGCGCTGTTGGCTGCAGGCGCCTCCATTGTGGTTCATCATCTGATGGGTGTGCGCGACACCGTGCTCTTCTTGTGGCCCTTGGCCGGGATGGCTATCCTCCTTGCCGGGCGGGCCCGTGCCTTCGGATTCCTGCATGGTGTGCTCCTGCTGGCTGTGCTCGCCGGCACCAGCACGCACATCATCGCCAAGCACATGAGCGAACGCGAACGCAATGAGCGCTCCGTGCTCGCTGAGCGCCTTGCCATGCGGGAGGACCCTGTGCTTGAGCAGCTCTTCCGCGACAGCGCCCCCGCCATCCGCCGCGACATGGATCTCTACCGCCTGTTCGCCAGCGGCGAATACTGCGACCCCAACGACCTGCAGAAGCTCGTGAAGCAGCCGCACTTCAGCGGGTATTGGGAGCGCTATGACCTTCGACTATTCGGCTATGACCCGCAAGGTGAGCTCCGATGCGCCACCGACCTTGATGCGCCGCTCGGCTTCACGGTTGATTCGGCGGCATTCCCGGCAGGCGTCAGCGACATGCCTGACCTTTTCGTGGACGAGCGGATCGGCGGGGAGCTGTACTACCATGCGCGCATCGCCATCATGCCCCATGACAGTGCGCCGCCCGCCCAGCTCGTGGTGGAGCTGAAGCCGCGCTCGCTCTCACAAGGCGCCGGTTTCCCCGACCTCTTGCTCGCGGGCACGGATGAGCTGAAGCGGCGCACCGAGCGCTACTCGCAGGCCCGCTACGTCAATGGCCTGCTCATGGATCGCCTCGGACCCGGATCGCACCCGCAGCGCTGGAGCCGTGCCTTCGACGATGAGCTGTGGTATGTCGAGGGCGGTCAGGATTTCCTGGCGAAGGCCGTGGGCGGCAATGTGGTGATGGTGCTCGGCCTGCCCCTCCGCACCTTCCTGGATCGCATCACCACCTTCAGTTACCTCTTCACGCTCTTCGGGCTCCTGATGCTGATTGCGCTCGGCGCGCACGCGGCGCTCACCGGCACCTTGCCGGACCTCGGCATCGGCACCAAGGTGCGCGCAGCATTGGTGCTCTTCGCGATCACGGGCCTCGTGTTCTTCGGAATCGGTTCACAGCGCCTGCTCACGCGCCAGTTCGAGGAGCGCGAAGCCAACGCCTCCCTCGACAAGGCGCGCGCCGTGAGCGAGGAGCTGCGCCGCCGGATCGGTGATGAACGCATCGACAGTGATGCCTACGCGGGGTACCTCAACCACTTGCTCAGCCAACTCGGCAACGCCTACTTCACCGACCTCACGCTGTATGCGCCCGATGGCCGCTGGCTGGCATCGACGCGGCCGCAGATGCTCTCGCAAGGGCTGCTCGGCCCGCGCATGGATCACAGCGCCTATACGCGGCTGGCCATCCGGCAGCAGAGCGCCTTCGTTCACCAGGAGCGCGTGGGCAAGGCAGGCTTCCGAACAGCCTATCTGCCGGTTCTCGACAGCAAGGGCAAGGGGCAGGCCTTCCTCGCGCTGCCCAGCTTCGCCGACCAAGCGCAGCAGGCGGAGGAGCGCGCGCAGCTGCTGGTGGCGGTGGTGAACCTCTTCGTACTGCTCTTCGCGCTGAGCGTGCTGCTCGCGGTCTTCATCAGCAACTGGACCACGCGGCCCCTCGATGTGCTCAAGCGCGCACTGGCCCGCGTAGCCCTTCGCGGCAGCAATCAGCCCATCCATTATCGGGGCAACGATGAGGTGGGCGAGCTCGTAGCCGTGTACAACCAGAAGGTGGAAGAACTGCGCGATAGCGCCGAGCGCTTGGCGCGCAGCGAACGGGAAAGCGCATGGCGCGAAATGGCACGCCAAGTGGCGCATGAGGTGAAGAATCCGCTCACGCCGATGAAGCTCGGCATCCAGCACTTCCAATACACCTTCGACCCGAAGGCTCCGGACGCGAAAGAGCGCCTCGACCGCTTCGCGAAGAGCATGGTGGAGCAGATCGATACGCTCAACGGCGTGGCCTCGGCCTTTTCGCAGTTCGCGCAGATGCCCGCCGCGTCGCCCACGGAGCTCGACCTGTGCGAAGTGGTGCGCGCCGCCGTGGATGTCTTCCATGCATCGCCGGGCATCACCATCACGCATCAAGAAGAAGGCCCGTTGCCCGTGCTGGCCGATCGCGAGCACATGCTGCGCGTGCTGAACAACCTGATCAAGAATGCCGTGCAAGCCATGCCCGAGGATCACGATGGCCGCATAGATGTGATCGCACGGCGCGAAGGCGCGAGGGCGCGGATCGAAGTGCGCGACAATGGCGCTGGCATCCCAGCGGAAGCGCGTGACCGCATCTTCACGCCAAGCTTCACCACCAAGAGCAGCGGCATGGGCCTTGGCCTCGCGATGGTGAAGCGCATGGTGGAGCAGGCGGGCGGCCGTGTGTGGTTCGAGAGCGAAGAGGGCAAGGGCACGCGGTTCTTCGTGGAGCTGCCGTTGCGCCGTTAG
- a CDS encoding enoyl-CoA hydratase/isomerase family protein, which yields MPYTNLLVSDADSIRTITINRPDQLNALNRATIDELDRALTEADADKSVRVLIITGSGAKAFVAGADIKEFAHFSVEDGRALSADGQKKLFDHVENMSKPVIAAVNGFALGGGLELAMSCHFRVASDNAKLGLPEVGLGVIPGYGGTQRLARLVGKGKAMEMIFLGGAGMIKAEEALQWGVVNHVVPQDQLMTKCNELASAIAKNSPTALGAAIRAVNAGYEPGVNGMQREIEEFGKCFGTADFKEGTSAFMEKRKANFTGV from the coding sequence ATGCCATACACGAACCTCCTGGTGTCCGATGCCGACAGCATCCGCACCATCACCATCAACCGTCCCGACCAGCTCAATGCGCTCAACCGCGCCACCATCGACGAGCTGGATCGCGCGCTCACCGAGGCCGATGCCGACAAGAGCGTGCGCGTGCTCATCATCACCGGCAGCGGAGCGAAGGCATTCGTTGCGGGTGCGGACATCAAGGAATTCGCGCACTTCAGCGTCGAAGACGGTCGCGCGCTGAGCGCCGACGGCCAGAAGAAGCTTTTTGATCATGTGGAGAACATGAGCAAGCCCGTGATCGCAGCAGTGAACGGCTTTGCGCTCGGCGGCGGATTAGAGTTGGCGATGAGCTGCCATTTCCGCGTGGCCAGCGACAACGCCAAGTTGGGCCTGCCCGAAGTGGGCTTGGGCGTGATTCCCGGTTACGGCGGAACACAGCGCCTCGCAAGGCTCGTGGGCAAGGGCAAAGCCATGGAGATGATCTTCCTCGGCGGGGCGGGCATGATCAAGGCCGAAGAGGCCCTGCAATGGGGGGTAGTGAACCACGTTGTTCCCCAGGATCAGCTCATGACCAAGTGCAACGAACTCGCTTCAGCCATCGCGAAGAACAGCCCAACCGCATTGGGCGCCGCCATCCGCGCGGTGAACGCAGGTTATGAGCCGGGGGTGAACGGCATGCAACGTGAGATCGAGGAGTTCGGCAAATGCTTCGGCACGGCGGACTTCAAGGAGGGAACGAGTGCGTTCATGGAGAAGCGGAAGGCGAATTTCACTGGAGTTTGA